The Pagrus major chromosome 17, Pma_NU_1.0 genome includes a region encoding these proteins:
- the rasip1 gene encoding ras-interacting protein 1: MEGSGSPRFRKLHFPVGLWINSPRKHFAKLGGRWPSAISVKSTTSSDAASLHEAPSAPSSSLSNSTPSLASPTPSPSPSPAFLRPRPAGPQSRTKRLSHLFLRGRSNSDRDRAVGEREREVWAHSAAPSSHHYLPPASSCAPGLIKIYGDALSSGANYRSLLANINSTARQLIAQVITRYTEREREETDDAVLQKHSPEDFLLCDVIGKPIQQPDGAIKWETECRRSVAPWECPLLLVDMWRPKDGFERRFEIQRREDYEREEREREKEREREGENYQGVRWRRSRMSSGGGPEESERGHRGRNTELRRSISDMNLSLRRRQGNHVSKDSRGPGNRPNNNGGVQDRKNIVSMINPQPGEIRASKAEAKVGWTNQPAEDEKDYSSCDLEVMSQSLILPPTDRPYFLLLQGYDQSKDFVLYIMMGHTHVFGRKPTMREREKDRERERKGKRPLKVETFLSAPDLLARHLLVRRDSAVPGTPTGQALMRPFRGGEVTHNGVAIYRETVLKPGDVIGLGSHFLFLYRDPRVTPAPPLALTLPWQADASTTCCPSGLVDRQEALRQYLGSTEAVLKFHPRHADSLLQEIISKNSSPDSGGGPLAPAYLLSIMIDHASKHLDPALTPQILLKSANLIKEIVWDNIKEFGDKHPTQNSTEQEGEISTPNVLKLSSDLRPLMFWMSNATELLNFFQVKVETMEKEWEFEAPGDPVLTADMDTCSEALAQLDDVIMHTFQQCVYHLTKTLYSLLPALLDTNPFSSEEKEKEKDGARGAEGEEKREGEGEVDDVSALPPKVAGLVEVYRCSLMLSREACLSPPLTSQTFGYLFFFTNTSLLNTLLERDGLFSWSRAVQIRTNLDLVLDWLQGAGLGDIASEFMKKLSITVNFLCIPKTRLIQSSWPSLQEEHVLLSPSQLHHLLTHYKLGPTRAPPASWAPPPGTELSGDIFESFLDHPPLILPNETPRLDLSQPIPSPELQKEVTRLRTFLWGLDQDELPANQRTRL; encoded by the exons ATGGAGGGGTCTGGCAGTCCTCGCTTCAGAAAGCTCCATTTCCCAGTGGGTCTGTGGATCAACTCGCCCAGGAAACACTTTGCCAAGCTAGGGGGTCGCTGGCCAAGTGCTATCTCTGTCAA GTCGACCACCAGCTCTGACGCAGCCTCCCTCCACGAGGCCCCCTCTGCTCCTTCCTCTTCCCTTTCTAACTCAACCCCCTCGCTGGCTTCCCCTACCCCGTCCCCATCTCCCTCCCCGGCCTTTCTCAGGCCGCGGCCTGCTGGGCCTCAGTCCCGCACAAAGCGCCTTTCCCATCTTTTCCTGCGAGGGCGCTCGAACAGCGACCGGGACCGGGCggtgggggagagggagagagaggtctGGGCTCACTCGGCCGCCCCCTCCTCTCACCACTACTTGCCCCCTGCCTCTTCCTGTGCCCCGGGCCTGATCAAGATCTATGGGGATGCCCTCTCCAGTGGGGCCAACTATCGCTCCCTGCTGGCCAACATCAACTCTACAGCCAGGCAGCTCATCGCCCAGGTCATCACCCGgtacactgagagagagagggaggagacagaTGACGCAG TTCTCCAGAAACACAGCCCAGaggacttcctgttgtgtgATGTCATCGGAAAGCCCATCCAGCAGCCAGATGGAGCTATCAAGTGGGAGACAGAGTGCCGGAGAAGCGTTGCCCCGTGGGAATGTCCCTTGTTGTTGGTGGACATGTGGCGACCTAAGGACGGATTTGAGCGGCGCTTTGAAATCCAAAGAAGGGAAGActatgagagagaagagagggagagggagaaggagcgggagagggaaggagagaatTATCAAG GTGTGCGCTGGCGGCGGAGCAGGATGTCGTCAGGGGGCGGACCAGAGGAGAGCGAGCGTGGTCACCGTGGGAGGAACACCGAGCTCAGGAGGAGCATCAGCGACATGAACCTGAGTCTGCGGCGCCGCCAAGGCAACCACGTCAGCAAGGACTCTCGTGGCCCTGGCAACCGGCCTAACAACAACGGAGGGGTGCAGGACAGGAAGAACATTGTGAGCATGATCAACCCACAGCCGGGAGAG ATTAGAGCTTCAAAAGCTGAAGCAAAGGTTGGGTGGACGAACCAGCCGGCAGAGGACGAGAAAGATTATTCAAGCTGTGACCTggaagtgatgtcacaaagtttGATCCTTCCACCCACAGACCGGCCCTATTTTCTGTTGCTGCAGGGTTACGATCAGAGCAAG gATTTTGTTTTGTACATCATGATGGGACATACGCATGTGTTTGGAAGAAAGCCCACgatgagggagagggagaaggatagagagagggagaggaaggggaagaGGCCACTGAAGGTGGAGACgttcctctctgctcctgaCCTCTTGGCCAGACACTTATTGGTCAGGAGAGACTCAGCTGTTCCTGGGACGCCCACTGGACAGG CTCTGATGCGGCCCTTCAGAGGAGGTGAGGTCACACACAACGGAGTGGCCATTTACAGGGAGACAGTCCTAAAGCCTGGGGATGTGATCGGTCTGGGGAGCCACTTCCTTTTCCTGTATCGTGACCCCCGTGTGACTCCTGCTCCACCGCTGGCATTGACCCTGCCATGGCAGGCGGATGCCTCCACCACCTGCTGCCCCTCAGGGTTggtggacagacaggaagcactGAGGCAGTACCTGGGATCTACGGAGGCAGTCCTGAAGTTCCACCCACGTCACGCTGATTCCCTGTTACAG GAGATAATCTCCAAAAATTCCTCTCCAGACTCTGGGGGTGGGCCGTTAGCTCCTGCTTATCTCCTGTCAATCATGATAGATCATGCCTCCAAACACCTTGACCCTGCCCTCACGCCGCAGATTTTACTCAAATCGGCCAATCTAATAAAAGAAATTGTCTgg GATAACATTAAGGAATTTGGGGATAAGCATCCCACGCAAAA TTCCACAGAGCAGGAAGGTGAGATAAGCACGCCGAATGTGCTGAAACTGTCATCCGACCTTCGACCCTTGATGTTTTGGATGTCAAACGCCACAGAGCTCCTTAACTTCTTCCAGGTCAAAGTTGAAACCATGGAGAAAGAGTGGGAGTTTGAAG CCCCGGGTGACCCAGTTCTGACAGCTGACATGGACACCTGCTCAGAGGCTCTGGCACAGCTGGATGATGTCATTATGCACACCTTCCAACAGTGTGTGTATCACCTCACCAAG ACCCTGTACTCACTCCTTCCAGCTCTCCTGGACACCAACCCGTTCTCCAgcgaggagaaggagaaggagaaggatgGAGCTCGGGGCGCggagggagaagagaaaagagaaggggAAGGAGAGGTGGATGATGTGTCCGCCTTACCGCCCAAAGTTGCCGGGCTGGTGGAGGTGTATCGCTGCTCCCTGATGCTGTCGCGGGAGGCATGTCTGTCCCCGCCGCTCACCTCCCAAACCTTCGGctacctcttcttcttcaccaaCACCTCCCTGCTCAATACTCTGCTAGAGCGAG ACGGGCTGTTTTCGTGGTCCAGAGCGGTCCAGATCCGTACAAACTTGGACCTCGTTCTGGACTGGCTACAGGGGGCGGGATTAGGAGACATTGCCTCGGAGTTTATGAAGAAACTGTCAATCACGGTCAACTTCCTGTGTATTCCCAAGACTCGACTTATCCAG TCATCCTGGCCCAGTCTACAGGAGGAACATGTCTTGTTAAGCCCTTCCCAACTGCACCACCTGCTCACCCATTACAAGCTGGGTCCAACCAGAGCCCCACCAGCATCCTGGGCCCCTCCACCAGGCACAGAGCTGAGCGGAG ACATCTTTGAGAGCTTCCTGGACCACCCTCCTTTAATCCTGCCAAACGAGACTCCACGCCTTGACCTCTCCCAACCAATCCCGAGCCCCGAGCTCCAAAAGGAAGTTACACGTCTCCGCACCTTCTTGTGGGGACTCGACCAGGATGAGCTCCCTGCCAATCAGAGGACTCGGCTTTGA